In Balearica regulorum gibbericeps isolate bBalReg1 chromosome 2, bBalReg1.pri, whole genome shotgun sequence, one DNA window encodes the following:
- the MCUR1 gene encoding mitochondrial calcium uniporter regulator 1 isoform X1: MGVLTGCVLLLVLDQEEYVLLSFITDIGFKLVLSISKWHFCKLSRFRSVSECCCILFCLGFTTQQSEVIVSALVKIMNTNLDMIYKDMVTKVQQEIALQQVMSHIGGVKKDMIILEKSEFSALRSENEKIKLELQQIKKQVMDEITKVLADNKLNLNLEKSRVKELYSLNERKLLEMRTEIVELHAQQDRALTQTDRKIDTEVADLKTMLESHKLDNIKYLAGSVFTCLTVALGFYRLWI, from the exons aTGGGTGTACTGACTGGTTGTGTTCTTTTGTTAGTGCTGGATCAAGAGGAGTATGTTTTATTATCTTTCATAACTGACATTGGTTTTAAGTTGGTGCTAAGTATTAGCAAGTGGCATTTCTGTAAACTGTCCAGATTTAGGTCTGTCTCTGAATGttgttgcattttgttttgcttaggGTTCACTACTCAGCAGTCGGAGGTCATTGTATCTGCATTAGTGAAAATTATGAACACCAACCTGGATATGATTTACAAGGACATGGTCACCAAAGTACAGCAG gaaattgcaCTTCAGCAAGTAATGTCCCATATTGGTGGCGTGAAAAAGGACatgattattttggaaaaaagtgaattttcagCACTTCGCTCAGAAAACGAG aaaataaaacttgaacTCCAGCAGATTAAGAAGCAAGTCATG GATGAAATTACCAAAGTTCTTGCAGATAACAAGTTAAACCTAAACCTAGAGAAAAGCAGAGTAAAAGAATTG TACTCacttaatgaaagaaaactacTTGAAATGAGGACAGAAATAGTGGAATTG cATGCGCAACAAGATCGAGCTCTGACCCAAACGGACAGAAAAATAGACACAGAAGTTGCAGACCTGAAAACAATGCTCGAATCGCACAAACTTGATAATATTAAGTACTTAGCAG gttcAGTATTTACATGCCTTACTGTAGCACTGGGATTTTATCGTTTATGGATATAA
- the MCUR1 gene encoding mitochondrial calcium uniporter regulator 1 isoform X2, with protein MGVLTGCVLLLVLDQEEYVLLSFITDIGFKLVLSISKWHFCKLSRFRSVSECCCILFCLGFTTQQSEVIVSALVKIMNTNLDMIYKDMVTKVQQKIKLELQQIKKQVMDEITKVLADNKLNLNLEKSRVKELYSLNERKLLEMRTEIVELHAQQDRALTQTDRKIDTEVADLKTMLESHKLDNIKYLAGSVFTCLTVALGFYRLWI; from the exons aTGGGTGTACTGACTGGTTGTGTTCTTTTGTTAGTGCTGGATCAAGAGGAGTATGTTTTATTATCTTTCATAACTGACATTGGTTTTAAGTTGGTGCTAAGTATTAGCAAGTGGCATTTCTGTAAACTGTCCAGATTTAGGTCTGTCTCTGAATGttgttgcattttgttttgcttaggGTTCACTACTCAGCAGTCGGAGGTCATTGTATCTGCATTAGTGAAAATTATGAACACCAACCTGGATATGATTTACAAGGACATGGTCACCAAAGTACAGCAG aaaataaaacttgaacTCCAGCAGATTAAGAAGCAAGTCATG GATGAAATTACCAAAGTTCTTGCAGATAACAAGTTAAACCTAAACCTAGAGAAAAGCAGAGTAAAAGAATTG TACTCacttaatgaaagaaaactacTTGAAATGAGGACAGAAATAGTGGAATTG cATGCGCAACAAGATCGAGCTCTGACCCAAACGGACAGAAAAATAGACACAGAAGTTGCAGACCTGAAAACAATGCTCGAATCGCACAAACTTGATAATATTAAGTACTTAGCAG gttcAGTATTTACATGCCTTACTGTAGCACTGGGATTTTATCGTTTATGGATATAA